A section of the Pirellulales bacterium genome encodes:
- a CDS encoding ABC transporter ATP-binding protein, whose protein sequence is MLTVENVHAGYGSIEVLKNVSLEVRAGEIVTMIGANGAGKTTTLMCLSGVHRLQTGTITFQGKEISRLPPHEIVQLGLCQSPEGRKIFPRLTVLENLELGAITRRDAAGIRRDLDHVFSLFPILRERSQQAGGTLSGGEQQMLAVARALMARPKLLLLDEPSLGLAPLVVAKIFDVIRQLNQEGIAVLLVEQNAQMALKLAHRGYVLETGRITLSAAANDLLNDRRVKDAYLGE, encoded by the coding sequence CTGCTGACCGTCGAAAACGTGCACGCTGGTTACGGATCGATTGAGGTCCTCAAAAATGTTTCGCTGGAAGTGCGCGCAGGGGAAATTGTGACGATGATCGGCGCCAACGGCGCCGGAAAAACAACCACGCTGATGTGCCTTTCGGGCGTGCATCGCTTGCAGACCGGAACGATTACGTTCCAAGGAAAAGAAATCTCGCGGCTGCCCCCGCACGAAATTGTGCAATTGGGGCTGTGCCAATCGCCCGAAGGCCGCAAAATTTTTCCCCGCTTGACGGTGCTCGAAAATCTGGAGCTGGGCGCAATCACACGGCGGGACGCTGCCGGCATCCGCCGCGATTTGGACCACGTGTTCAGCCTGTTCCCCATTCTCCGGGAACGCTCACAACAAGCAGGGGGAACTTTGTCCGGCGGCGAGCAGCAAATGCTGGCGGTTGCCCGGGCGCTGATGGCGCGACCTAAATTGCTGCTGTTAGACGAGCCTTCGTTGGGCTTGGCGCCGCTAGTGGTGGCGAAGATTTTCGACGTGATTCGCCAACTCAATCAGGAAGGGATCGCCGTATTGTTGGTGGAACAAAATGCGCAGATGGCGTTGAAATTGGCCCATCGTGGCTACGTGTTGGAAACCGGGCGAATTACCCTGAGCGCTGCGGCCAACGATTTGCTCAACGATCGGCGGGTGAAAGACGCGTATTTAGGAGAGTGA